A segment of the Streptococcus chenjunshii genome:
CTTATAAACACTCACTTTCGAAAAATCCTTCTTCTCCTGTGCCAGAAAATCAAAGAGAGGCTGGAATTCTTGTTCCAGTTCGTACTGTTCTTTGGTGCAGGCTGCAGCTGTCATTAGTATCACTCCTCCTAAAATCAGGAGACCTCGTTTCCATAAGCTTTTCATCGCTGGCTCCTTTTTACTTTTTTATTATTGTAACATGGTTTGCTTTAATGTGAAAAAACAAAGAGAATCGTTCCTTTCTTCTATCTGTTAGAGTGGCTGAACCAGCCTTTTAAAAGCCTGATTTATAAAACATAAGTTCGAGATTAGCTGCAGTGCAGACTTCTTCATCAAAAACAAAGACCGGCGTCATAACTGTTATGATGCTGGTCTTTTCTATCTTTAGGATACTATTTTAACATGTGGATGAAAAGCGGCTAAGACAGGCTGAGCCCGAAGCCCTCAATTTCCAAAAACCCGGCCAATTCTGCGGCAGGCTTCTTTGACAGTCGTCAGAGGCGCTGCTACATTAAGTCTGGCATAGGTTTTACCCTCAGGACCGAAGCTGAAGCCGTCGTTTAAGACCAGACGCCCTTCATCTTGCAGTTTTTGGTTAATCTCCGGCTGCTGCAGGCCATAGGCACTGAAGTCCAGCCATATCAAGTAAGTTCCTTCTGGTTTCATCACCTTAATCTTGGTGTTTTCTGTTAAAACAGCTATGACGTAAGTGATGTTTTCTTCCAAGACTGCTTTGAGCTCCTCCAGCCAAGGCTTTCCGTAGGTAAATGCAGCCTCTGTAGCCAGTAAACCGACTGCCGGGAGTTCATGCTGATTATTGCCCAGCTGTCTTTTCTTAAAAGCCCTGCGCAGTTCTTCATTTTCAATAATGGCATAGCTGGTCTTGGTTCCTGCTATATTAAAGGTTTTTGTCGCAGAAGCCAGCACTAGGGTAAAATCCTTAAAACGCTGGTCAATGGTATTGATGGAACAGTGCTTATGGCCAAAAAGAGCCAAGTCCTGATGAATTTCATCGGAAACAAGAATCACCTGATGCTTCTCACAAATCTCAAGCAGCGCAGTCAGCTCTTCCTTACTCCAGACTCTGCCTCCAGGGTTGTGGGGACTGCAGAGAATATAGAGCTTTACTTTATGCTTGATAATATCAGCTTCCAGCTGTTCAAAATCAATGGTAAAGCGGCCGTCTCTGATGACTAAAGAATTGGTAATCAGCTGCCGCTGGTTTAACTTTACCGAACGGGCAAAGGGCGGATAAACCGGCGTATTAATCAAAACAGCTTCTCCTTCTTGAGTATAGGCCTGAATAGCTGTTGAGATAGCCGGAACGACCCCTTCAATGAGAACCACATGTTCTTTTTCCGCTGAATAACCGTGTTCCTTTTTTTCCCAGTCAAGTATAGACTGATACAAGCTGTCGCTTGGGTAAGTGTAGCCAAAAACATGCTGGTCGGCGTACTCAGAGAGAGCCTTTTTGACAGCCGGAAGCGGTAAAAAATCCATATCTGCCACCCACATCTGCAGCAGGTCAGGCTGATTTTCACTCTGCTGCCATTTGACGGAAGACTGGCCGAGACGATCGGGTCTGGTCGTAAAGTCATATCTTTGCATTTATTAAACCTCCAATGCTGACTGCAAATCTTCGATGAGATCAGCTGCATCTTCAATACCGATCGAAAGCCTCAGCAAATCATCGGTCAGACCGTAAGATTCTCGATCTGCTGCAGGAATGTCTTTATGTGTCTGTGTTGCAGGATAAGTAATCAGGCTTTCTACACCGCCTAAACTTTCAGCAAAAGTGATCAGCTCCAGATGATTGATGACAGCTGGAATTTTAGTCGGATGACAGACCTTAAAAGAAACCATGCCGCCCTTGCCTGTATAGTAAACTTCTTTGACAGCTGGAGAATGTTTCAGAAAAGCTGCTATTTTTTGAGCGTTTTCTGTCGCTTTTTCCATCCTCAGTTTCAGTGTCTTCAAACCGCGCATCAGCAGATAAGAATCAAAAGGAGAAAGGGTTGGGCCGGTTGTATTGTGATTATAAAAAAGCTTATCATAAAGGTCCTGATCATTGGTCATAACAGCACCTGCCAAAACATCATTGTGTCCTGATAAATATTTAGTTGCCGAATGGATAACAACATCTGCCCCTAATAAAAGAGGATTTTGATAGACCGGGCTGTAGAAAGTATTGTCGACAAGCACTTTGGCTCCCTTTTCATGAGCCAGCCGGGCTATCTTTTCAATATCAAACTCAATCATTAAAGGGTTAGTCGGCGTTTCTAAATAAACAATATCTGTATCATCTGTGATAGCAGCCAGCAGGTCTTCTTCTGTTTGAGCATATGTAAAGAAAAAGCGGCCGTTCCTCTCCTGCTCATCAAACCAGCGGAAAGAACCGCCATAAAGATCCCTGGCTGCAACAACCTTGCTGCCGATCGGAAAAGTTTCAAAAACCAAAACAACAGCACTCATACCAGAGCTGGTTGCCAAGGCAAAATCAGCATATTCAATAGCCGCTAAAGTTTTTTCCAAGGCTGCTCGGGTAGGATTCTTTGTACGGGTATAGTCAAAGCCTGTCGACTGCCCAAATTCCGGATGCTGATAGGTGGTTGAAAAATGAAGCGGCGCAGCCAACGCTCCTGTTGCTTTATCTGATTTAATGCCTGCATGAGCCAAGATTGTGCCCAAGCCTAATTGTTTTGTCATTATCTTTCCCTTCTCTTTTCTGTATCTTCTTACTATTCTATCACTTATTCCTGCTGTAAATAGGCTTTTGGCTATTTTATTTCCTAATAGGGAGCTATAGCTTTTTCTTATAGCAAAGCTGATAAACATGAAAAAGATTCTGTTCCTGCTATTCTTAACCTACTTCCGGTCGTAGACGACTGAAAGCTTTGCCGTCTTAGCAGGGGAGTGTCAGCGATATCACAGATGTCAGAACTTCCCGTCTCTTGCTTTGCTCTTTTAACGGACTCTTGATTAACTGAGCACGCTTCTGAGTTCTTTGTAAAAAGATAACCCTCCCTTGGGGCTTTAGCAGCTCAAGTGAGGGTTCTTTTTACTGTTTTTAGAATACGGCTTTTTAGATTTAAGGGGCTCACCGTCTTGCTTTAATGTGCAGCCGCTGACGCAGGCTTTCTGCACGGCTGCCTAATAAAGGATCCACAGTGCGGGTAGCCAGAGACAGATAACCGTAAACAGCTATCCCGACAGCACCAATCAAAGCCAAATAGAGAATGCCTCCCAGACGGGTAGTTGGTTCTAAGAAAGGTTTAAAAAGCAGAATCGAAAGAATAACAGCAATTTCCATAATAACTGTCATTATGGCAATCAGCAGTGTCTTTCTAAGAATGGCCTGATGGCTGAAATGGGTTACTTTGTGAATCTGCCGGTACATTAGAAAAATCGGCAGGCTTAAACCGACAGCCGTGGTCAGCAGAGGGCCGTAAGCCTGAAAAAGCCAAATCCCGGGAATCTGCAGGACACATTTAAGGAGCAGGCCGTAGATGAAATAATAAATCGCTTTGCGGTTTTCAAACAGAGCCTGCAGCATCGGAGCCAGCATGCTGTATAAGGCTAGGAAGATCACCTGAGCTAAAGCAGCGACAAAAAGCCACAGGGCCGTCTGACTGGGAGCACCGTAAAATACAGTATAAAGCGGCTCTGCTAAAGCGATTGCCCCAACCAGAGCAGGAACAAGTACCAAAAGCAGCATCTGGATATTATTGACAACTAAACGGGCGGCCGCTTTTTGATCCTGATTAACAAAGTTTTCAGTCAGCAAAGGAATGCCGGCTCCGCCGATGGCTGTGGCAATAGAAATCAAAATCATTGTAATCTTATTAGGATTTGAAGAAAAATAGGCATAGAGGATATGGAGCTCTCGGTTGCTGTAATCGGTGAAACTCTCCATAGTATTGACGAAAGTCCACTGATCAACCAGCTGAAAAATCTGAATCGCCGAACCGGTGATAATAAAAGGAATCGCTTCTTTAAAGGTTTCAATAATGAGAGCGTTGGTGTTGATATCAGCATGCTGAGGCTGCCTAGTAAAAATAGCCCGGAACATTCCTTCTTTCCATAGGAAAGCAAAAAGAACCCCAAAGCTGGCAAGCATCCCAATAAAAGCCGCAAAGGTAGACTGTACAACGGCAGCAACATAGTCGCCGGAACCGATTTTCATAATAATGAAGGCTGTCAGCAGCATCCAAATAACGCGGATGACCTGCTCCGCAATTTGGCTCATGGCATAGGGCTTTAAATTGTTGAACCCCTGAAAAAAACCGCGCAAAACACTCATAGCCGGGAAAATCAGGACAGCCCAGGACAGACTTTTCATCACACGAACCAGGTCTGTACCGCCTCCGCTCCAAGCAGCCAGCAAGGGAGAGCCGATATACATACTCAGCGCAAAAATCAGACCAAAACCGAGCATATAGAGCAAAATCCTGCGCAGAAGCTGGTAGCTGGTTTCCACTTGGCCCAAAGTATTATATTTAGAAACTTGTTTTGCAATGGCGACAGGAATACCTGCCGTTGAAATCAGCAGGAAAAGGGCATAAATATTATAGCCCATTCCAAATAAGGCATTGGCTTCTTCGGCATGTGTGCCCATCCAGGCATACCAAGGGATGATATAAAGAGCCCCGAGCAGGCGGCTGATGAAGTTAGAGGCCGTCAGCCAAGCCGTCCCGCGGACCATCTGAGCCTGCTGGGACATTTTTTTTTCGTTTTCAGACATAGCTTTTCCTTCTCAAATTATTATCAAAGACTATTAATTATTATAAACTTTTGCCCGCTACTTGTAAAACGGGACCATTCAGTCTAAAATAGGAGTATGATTACTATTGAAAAGACATTAGAGATTTTAAAAAAAGACTGCAATTTTCGGGAAATTATAGCAGATCAGAACTACTATTTCACTTGGAAAAAGCCATTTTCCTTTTCAAAAATCAGTTATGACAGCCGGTCTGCCGATGCCCAGACACTTTTTTTCGTCAAAGGAGCAGCTTTTAAGAAGCACTATCTGGAAAACGCGGTTGCTGCCGGTTTGCAGTTTTACGTAGCCGAACAGGATTATAATGTCGGTATTCCTGCAGTCCTTGTAACAGATATCAAAAAGGCAATGAGTCTTATTGCCATGGAATTTTATGATAACCCGCAGGATAAACTGAAGCTCCTTGCCATCACCGGCACAAAAGGAAAAACTACTGCTGCTTACTTTGCTTACCATATTCTCAAGCAAAATCATAAACCGGCTCTGCTCTCTACCATGAACACAACCCTGGACGGTCAAACCTTTTTTAAATCACAATTAACCACCCCGGAAAGTCTGGATTTATTTGCTATGATGGCAGAAGCCGCAGCAAACGGCAGGAGTCATTTGATTATGGAGGTTTCCAGCCAAGCTTATCTGACCAGCCGAGTTTATGGCCTTCAATTTGATGTCGGAGTTTTTCTCAATATCAGCCCGGATCATATCGGGCCGATTGAACACCCGACTTTTGAAGATTATTTCTATCACAAACGCCAGCTGATAGACAAGAGCAAATCTGTCGTTATTAACAGTGATATGGATCATTTCTCACTTTTGGCGGAACAGACCGGCCGTAAACCGCATGCCTTTTACGGCTCTCAGTCAGATAATCAGATCCATCATTCTCAGGCTTTTTCTTTTGAAGTCACTGGCCAGCTGGCAGGGAATTATAGCATTCAGCTCATCGGTGCCTTCAATCAGGAAAATGCGCTGGCCGCCGGGCTAGCCTGTTTCAGACTTGGAATTTCTCCTTTTGATATTCAAAAAGGGATTGCTGAAACGACTGTCCCCGGACGGATGGAGGTGCTGAGACAGGCCAATGGCGCCAATGTCTTTATCGATTATGCCCACAATGGCGACAGTCTGGAAAAATTAGTCGGAGTGGTTGAAACTTATCACAGCGGTCAAATTATTCTTTTAATTGGAGCTCCGGGCAATAAAGGAGAAAGCAGGCGAAAGGACTTTGCCCATGTCATTAATGCCCATCCAGATTTACAGGTTATTTTAACTGCTGATGATCCTAATTTTGAAGACCCGCAAGCCATTTCCGAAGAAATTGCCCGACATATCAGCAGGCCTGTTCAAATTATCGTTGACCGCAAGCAGGCCATTAAAACCGGTCTCAGCTTGACACAGACCGACAAAGATGCGGTTATAATTGCAGGAAAAGGCGCTGATGCCTACCAAATTGTTGAAGGAAAACGAGCTCCCTATGCCGGAGATCTAGAAACCGCCAAAGGCTATTGCTGAGCCGCAAAAGATATCAAGCAGAATCTCCCGGCTCCTTCATTTTAACCGTTCTAAATAAGGCTGAAAGTTCTAAAATATCTCTGAAAAGGCTTTTTTAAGCCTTTTTTCTATGCTATAATAAAT
Coding sequences within it:
- a CDS encoding MalY/PatB family protein, translating into MQRYDFTTRPDRLGQSSVKWQQSENQPDLLQMWVADMDFLPLPAVKKALSEYADQHVFGYTYPSDSLYQSILDWEKKEHGYSAEKEHVVLIEGVVPAISTAIQAYTQEGEAVLINTPVYPPFARSVKLNQRQLITNSLVIRDGRFTIDFEQLEADIIKHKVKLYILCSPHNPGGRVWSKEELTALLEICEKHQVILVSDEIHQDLALFGHKHCSINTIDQRFKDFTLVLASATKTFNIAGTKTSYAIIENEELRRAFKKRQLGNNQHELPAVGLLATEAAFTYGKPWLEELKAVLEENITYVIAVLTENTKIKVMKPEGTYLIWLDFSAYGLQQPEINQKLQDEGRLVLNDGFSFGPEGKTYARLNVAAPLTTVKEACRRIGRVFGN
- a CDS encoding putative polysaccharide biosynthesis protein, whose amino-acid sequence is MSENEKKMSQQAQMVRGTAWLTASNFISRLLGALYIIPWYAWMGTHAEEANALFGMGYNIYALFLLISTAGIPVAIAKQVSKYNTLGQVETSYQLLRRILLYMLGFGLIFALSMYIGSPLLAAWSGGGTDLVRVMKSLSWAVLIFPAMSVLRGFFQGFNNLKPYAMSQIAEQVIRVIWMLLTAFIIMKIGSGDYVAAVVQSTFAAFIGMLASFGVLFAFLWKEGMFRAIFTRQPQHADINTNALIIETFKEAIPFIITGSAIQIFQLVDQWTFVNTMESFTDYSNRELHILYAYFSSNPNKITMILISIATAIGGAGIPLLTENFVNQDQKAAARLVVNNIQMLLLVLVPALVGAIALAEPLYTVFYGAPSQTALWLFVAALAQVIFLALYSMLAPMLQALFENRKAIYYFIYGLLLKCVLQIPGIWLFQAYGPLLTTAVGLSLPIFLMYRQIHKVTHFSHQAILRKTLLIAIMTVIMEIAVILSILLFKPFLEPTTRLGGILYLALIGAVGIAVYGYLSLATRTVDPLLGSRAESLRQRLHIKARR
- a CDS encoding cystathionine gamma-synthase translates to MTKQLGLGTILAHAGIKSDKATGALAAPLHFSTTYQHPEFGQSTGFDYTRTKNPTRAALEKTLAAIEYADFALATSSGMSAVVLVFETFPIGSKVVAARDLYGGSFRWFDEQERNGRFFFTYAQTEEDLLAAITDDTDIVYLETPTNPLMIEFDIEKIARLAHEKGAKVLVDNTFYSPVYQNPLLLGADVVIHSATKYLSGHNDVLAGAVMTNDQDLYDKLFYNHNTTGPTLSPFDSYLLMRGLKTLKLRMEKATENAQKIAAFLKHSPAVKEVYYTGKGGMVSFKVCHPTKIPAVINHLELITFAESLGGVESLITYPATQTHKDIPAADRESYGLTDDLLRLSIGIEDAADLIEDLQSALEV
- a CDS encoding UDP-N-acetylmuramoyl-L-alanyl-D-glutamate--L-lysine ligase is translated as MITIEKTLEILKKDCNFREIIADQNYYFTWKKPFSFSKISYDSRSADAQTLFFVKGAAFKKHYLENAVAAGLQFYVAEQDYNVGIPAVLVTDIKKAMSLIAMEFYDNPQDKLKLLAITGTKGKTTAAYFAYHILKQNHKPALLSTMNTTLDGQTFFKSQLTTPESLDLFAMMAEAAANGRSHLIMEVSSQAYLTSRVYGLQFDVGVFLNISPDHIGPIEHPTFEDYFYHKRQLIDKSKSVVINSDMDHFSLLAEQTGRKPHAFYGSQSDNQIHHSQAFSFEVTGQLAGNYSIQLIGAFNQENALAAGLACFRLGISPFDIQKGIAETTVPGRMEVLRQANGANVFIDYAHNGDSLEKLVGVVETYHSGQIILLIGAPGNKGESRRKDFAHVINAHPDLQVILTADDPNFEDPQAISEEIARHISRPVQIIVDRKQAIKTGLSLTQTDKDAVIIAGKGADAYQIVEGKRAPYAGDLETAKGYC